From the genome of Thermosynechococcus sp. NK55a:
GACCAATGAAATCCCAGGTCCTTAGCGGTGGGGAGACAAATCGCCCCCAAGGTGCGCGCCGTTGCCTGTTCTATTTCGGTGAGGGGTTCGAGGTAGCTGGGGGTAGGGACAGGCTCTGGTTTCGCTAGGCTTGACCAGTTGCGCCAAAAGGGGGAATAGACGGTGTAGGGCTGTCCTTGTTGAGTTTGTATAGCCTCTGGGGGATGCAGGAGTTGATCCCAAGCGGTTTCCACAGCAATACCTTTTTCTTTGAGGGCAGCAGCCACTGCGCGATCGCGCCCCCGTCCATAGGGTTCCACATCCTCATGCCAGTGCACCGCCACTGCCCCTAAACCACTGGCCACTTGGGGCAGAATCTGACGCGGGTCACCACGAAAAATTAAAAAGCTCCCCCCAAGTCGCTGATAGGCCTCCTGCAGAGCCTGTAGGCAACCAACAAGGTAGGCTACCCGCACTGCGGCAATGTCTGAGGCGCTGAGAATCGCGGGGTCAAAACAGAAAAGACCAACCACTTTGGGGGTACGGGTGTGGGCAGCAGCCAAGCCCAGGTTGTCATTGAGGCGCAGATCGCGACGATGCCAAAACAGGCGTAGGCTCATGGTCAGTCAATCCTAAAAACAGGATTAAGGATCCTAGATAACCTAGACAATCTAGAAAATAGCGCCGATGCAGGCGTTGGTTGCGGCCTTCAGTTCTGGAGGTGCATTATCGGGGGTCATTTGCTGAAATTGCCCATAGGTCATTTTTTCTTGGAGGTGGTTAATGAGGCAAGTGCAGTAGCGATCGCCGCGATCGCGAAAACCGGGAGGGGCTTGCGCCGCAAATTTGGCTTGACACTCCTGCATAAAGACTGCGATCGCCTCTGGGGGATAAGTCGCCGCTGGCGTTTGTTGGGCAAGGAGCGGCAAACTCAGCGCGCTAAGCGCGTTAATGCTCACAAAAGCAATTAATAGTTTGGAAAGGGCCATGGCGGCAACCCCTGCAAGTAATCACTAAGCCAATTCTGGCAAACCGCTTCCTGTTGTCGCTGCTCCTTCAAAGTTTTGTTGAGTTGCGGATGAAGCCATAGACAAGAATGCTACCTTTTCCTATACTTGTGTTCTATCGTTTTGCGTGCCCAGTCATCGGCAAAGGAGGCTCTCATTTCTGAACCACTTGCCCTCACCCAAAGTCTAAGGGGAACCCGTGAGATTCGCGATAACTATCAGGTTTTTCGCCTGACGGGTCTCATTGATGCATTTTCAGAGTCAGCCTTTCGCAAGGTGATTAGTAAGTGTTTTGACGATGGGCCTGCCAACGTCATCCTCGATCTTTCAAAAATTGAATTTATTGACAGCTCTGGCCTTGGCATCCTAGTCCAACTGGCCAAAAAAGCCCAGGAACGCCAGGGGCAACTACAAATTGTCACCAATCCCCGTGTCACCCAAACCGTTAAACTGGTTCGCCTAGAAAATTTCTTGTCTCTTCAGCCAGATCTGGCGACAGCGATCGCCAAAATCAGTGGCGAATCCCCCTCGCAATAAAGCTGTGCTGGGCGTGGTAAAACCAAGGGGGGTGCCCGTATTGAACAATCATGCTTGACTTTGGTGAACTGTTACCCCTGCAACCCCCCAAGATTCCCGCCCACCAGCTCCCCCCAGCAGCTTTAGCCTACTTTGGCGATGCAGTTTATGAACTCTTTATTCGGCTACTTTTTTTGACCCCCCCCAACGCATTAACGCCTACCACCGCCAAGTGGTGGATCACGTGCGTGCCGAAAGCCAAGCCCGTTACATGGACTTTCTTTGGGAATATTGCACAGAAACTGAACGTGCCATTTTCCGCCAAGGTCGCAATGCTGCTGCCGATGGCCCCAAGCGAGTCACTGCAAAAATTTACCGCCAAGCCACTGGCTTTGAAGCCCTACTTGGGTACCTTTACCTCACCAATCCGCAACGCCTACAGGAAATTTTTCAACTCCTTGCAGGTCACATCCGCAGTGAAGTTGAAAACAAGAGACCCGCAACAGAATCCCCCAGTGAAATGTAACCACTGCGTGATAGGATGCTTAGTGGCCAGTTTAAGGCATCCTCGGATGCTCCATATTCTGCTGTGACCTTCCTGACCCTGTAGCTCCAACCGTTTCCCATTCCTCAAAAAAGGAGGGGTCAATGGTGGAGTTTTACCAACTCTGTCGTGAATTATTTACGACAACCCTCGTCCTTATGGCGATCGCCTTTGGAGCGGTTTGGCTGATTTATGGCCTTAACACAGCGTTGAATTACCTTTTGGGGGCAAGTGCCAGCCTAATCTACTTGCGGCTCTTAGCCCGTAGTGTGGAGCGCCTAGGCAACGACCAGAAAAAGCTGGGAAAAGCGCAGCTTCTTGTCGTCGTGGTTGTGATGATTGTGGCAGCCCGTTGGCAAGCGCTACAGATTATTCCAGTCTTCTTGGGGTTCTTAACCTACAAAGCTGCCCTTCTGGTTCATTTGTTGCGTGGGATTTTGCCCTCTCCTTAACACTGGCCCACTGTAATGCTTAAACAAGCGAGCGCGGAGGCATGATGCCTTTGATAGACCTTTGGACAGCTCTTCCCCTTGCCAAGCTGGAGGTGGGACATCACTTCTACTGGTACATTGGCAATCTGAGAGTTCACGGCCAAGTCTTCATTACCACTTGGTTTGTGATGGCCGTTCTCATCGCGGTGGCCTTTGCGGCCTCGCGGAATATTCAGCGGGTACCCAGTGGTATCCAAAACCTGATGGAATACGCACTGGAATTTATCCGTGACTTGACCAAAAGTCAAATGGGTGAGCACGAGTACCGAGCTTGGGTTCCCTTCGTAGGGACACTGTTCCTGTTCATTTTTGTTTGTAACTGGTCAGGGGCACTGGTACCGTGGAAACTCATTGAACTGCCAGAAGGGGAGCTAGCAGCACCCACCAATGACATCAATACCACCGTGGCCTTGGCGTTGCTGGTCTCCTTGGCCTATTTCTATGCCGGGCTCCGCAAGCGGGGGCTGAAGTATTTCACCAAGTACATTGAGCCAACGCCCGTCCTACTTCCCATCGCCATCTTGGAAGACTTCACAAAACCTCTTTCCCTGAGCTTCCGTCTTTTTGGCAACATCTTAGCGGACGAACTGGTGGTGAGTGTCTTGGTGTTGCTGGTACCGTTGTTTGTACCCTTGCCTGTGATGGTTTTGGGCCTGTTTACCAGTGCCATTCAGGCTCTTGTGTTTTCGACCCTCGCAGCCACCTACATCGGGGAGGCGATGGAGGGTCATGGGGGTGATCACGAAGCGGCCCACTCCTAAAAACTCCTAAAAGGGGTACATCCCCTGCTATTGTGATCTCTGGAAATTTTGTTTTGTCCTACTACGTCTCGAGGAAATCAACTATGAATCCCTTAATTGCTTCTGCTTCCGTTTTGGCTGCTGCTTTGGCAATTGGTTTGGCATCACTGGGTCCTGGGCTTGCCCAAGGGAATGCCTCTGGTCAGGCTCTAGAAGGCATTGCACGCCAACCCGAAGCAGAAGGTAAAATTCGCGGTACCTTGCTGCTGAGTTTAGCCTTCATGGAGTCCCTGACCATCTACGGTCTGGTGATTGCGCTGGTGCTCCTGTTTGCCAACCCCTTTGCATCCTAATTCACCCCAGTGGGGGAGGCTTGGCTGAGCTTTCCCCCAATCCCCCATTCTGGAGAGGCTGATGTTTGATTTTGATGCCACCCTACCCCTGATGGCTCTGCAATTCTTAATCTTGACCGTTATTTTGAATGCACTGCTGTACAAGCCTTTGGGTCAGGCGCTGGACAATCGGGATGAGTATATCCGAACCAACTTGCAGCAGGCTAAGGAGCGGTTGCAACAGGCCACTGAGCTGGCTCAACAATATGAGCAGGAATTGGCCAGTACCCGTCGCCAAGCCCAAGCCTTGATTGAAGAGGCCAAAGCTGAGGCACAGAAAATTGCCACCGCCGAAATTGCCGAAGCACAGCAGGCTGTGCAAGCAGAGTTACTCAAGCTTCAAGCAGAGATTGATGAGCAAAAGCAGGTGACACTGCAGGCACTGGAGGGCCAAGTTGCCAGCTTGAGTGAGCAGTTATTAGCGAAGTTACTGGCCTAGGAGTGTGGGTCATGGACGCAGTATTTTTATTGGCAACGGAAGAGGTGGGGCATTTTGGCATTAACACCAATTTGCTCGAAACTAATGTGATCAACCTTGCCATCCTTATTGGGGTGTTGGTGTATTTTGGCCGCGGTGTACTTGGCAAAACCTTGGGCGATCGCCAGAAACAAATTGCCACAGCCATTGCCGAGGCAGAAGAACGCCAGAAAGTGGCGGCAGCCCGCCTCGCCGAAGCGCAGCAAAAGCTGACTCAGGCTAAACAGGAGGCACAACGCATTCGCGAGGAGGCTCTTGCCCGTGCAAAGGCTGCCAAGGAAGAAATCATTGCCCAAGCCAAGCGGGAAATTGAGCGCTTGAAGGAAACTGCTTCCCAAGATACCAGTGCTGCCACTGAGCGGGCGATCGCTGAAATTCGTGAGCGGATTGCCGCTATGGCACTGGCAGAGGCAGAAAACCAACTGAAAGCACGGTTGAGCCAAAATCCAGACCTTCAGCGCACCCTTGTTGATCGCAGTATTGCCCTACTAGGAGGCAAATGATGCAGACCACCGTCCGTGGTGAAGTTGTTGAACCCTATGCCGAGGCGCTGCTGTCGTTGGCGCAAGCCCACAACCTCATTGATCAGTTTCAGCAGGACACGCAATTGATTTTGGAACTGCTTGCCAGTTCCAGTGAACTGCAACAGTTTCTCGCGAATCCCCTGATTAAGCCTGAGGCCAAAAAGAATGTGCTGCGGCAGTTGACAGTGGATAAGGTGCACGGCTATTTCCTCAACTTCCTAATGTTGCTCGTGGATCGGCGGCGAATTAACTTTCTCGGTTCCATTTGTGAGCAGTACCGTGCCCTGGTGCGCAAACTCCGCAATGTGGCCTTGGCGGAAGTGACCAGTGTCGTCGAACTCAATGACGATCAACGCCGTGCAGTGGTCGAGAAGGTCAAAACCATAACCGGTGCTGCCGATGTAGAGCTTGTCACTGCCTGTGATCCTGAACTGATTGGTGGCGTGGTCATTAAAGTTGGCTCCCAAATCTTTGATGCCAGCCTGCGGGGTCAACTCCGCCGCCTCAGTGTCACCTTGGCGCAAGCCGCCTAATATCCTCTTTGTAAACTGTTCAACCCTTGAGAGCGACTTCTATGGTAAGTATCCGACCCGACGAAATCAGTAGCATTATTCGCCAGCAAATCGAGCAGTACGAACAGTCGATCAAAGTCGATAATGTCGGTACTGTCTTGCAGGTGGGCGATGGGATTGCCCGTGTCTATGGCCTCGACAAGGTGATGGCCTCCGAATTGGTGGAATTTGAAGATGGCACCGTGGGGATTGCCCTCAACCTCGAAGAGGATAATGTGGGGGTGGTGCTGATGGGCGATGGCCTCGGCATCGAAGAAGGCAGTACTGTGCGTGCTACTGGGAAAATTGCCTCGATTCCCGTGGGTGAAGCGGCCATTGGTCGGGTTGTGGATGCGCTGATGCGCCCCATTGATGGCAAAGGGGAGATCCACACAACGCAAACTCGCCTGATTGAATCTCCCGCACCCGGTATTGTCCAGCGCAAATCTGTGTGTGAGCCGTTGCAAACGGGGATTACCGCCATTGACGCTATGATTCCCATTGGTCGCGGTCAGCGGGAACTGATCATTGGCGATCGCCAGACAGGGAAAACGGCTGTTGCCATTGACACGATCTTGAACCAAAAGGGCCAAGACGTGATTTGCGTCTATGTAGCCATTGGTCAAAAAGCCTCCAGCGTTGCCCAAGTGGTGAACGTGCTGCGGGAGCGGGGGGCGCTGGACTACACGATTGTAATTGCCGCCAACGCCAGTGATCCAGCGGCTTTGCAGTATCTTGCCCCCTACACCGGGGCCACGATTGCTGAGTACTTCATGTACCAAGGTAAGCACACCCTCGTTGTCTATGACGACCTCTCCAAACAGGCTCAAGCCTATCGGCAAATGTCGCTACTCCTGCGTCGTCCCCCCGGTCGCGAAGCCTATCCTGGGGATGTGTTCTACTTGCACTCCCGCTTGCTAGAGCGGGCGGCCAAGCTCAACGATGCCCTTGGTGGTGGCAGCATGACAGCACTGCCGGTGGTTGAAACCCAAGCCGGTGACGTGTCTGCCTACATTCCCACCAACGTCATTTCCATTACCGACGGTCAAATCTTCCTCTCCTCTGACCTCTTCAACGCTGGCTTGCGTCCTGCCATCAACGCGGGGATTTCCGTGTCGCGGGTGGGTTCCGCTGCTCAAATCAAAGCCATGAAACAGGTGGCCGGGAAACTGAAGCTGGAGTTGGCGCAGTTTGATGAACTGCAGGCCTTTGCCCAATTTGCCTCCGACTTGGATAAAGCCACCCAAAACCAACTGGCCCGGGGTCAGCGCCTGCGGGAAATCCTCAAGCAGCCTCAATATTCGCCCATTCCTGTGGAGTACCAAGTGGCAACCATCTATGCAGGTACCAATGGCTACCTTGACGATATCCCCGTTGAGGCAGTGGCCAAGTTTGTTGCCGGTCTGCGCGATTACCTGCACACCAATAAGCCAGAATACGGTGAGATTATCCGCACCACCCAAAAACTGGATGAAAAGGCTGAAGCCCTGCTGAAGGCGGCGATCGCTGAGTACAAAGCTGCCTTTAGTGCCTAAGCATCACCTTACTTAGATCACGATCAACAGATCAAGATCAACAAATCAACAATGACTTGAACCTGCCCTCCACCAAGGGTAGGTTTTTTTGTCAATAGCCAATGTGGCGCTAGCTGGTAGCGGGTTAGAGAAAAAGGAGTATCAAAAATCATTGCAGTTTCGTTAATGAGGACCCCTTAGCTTTGTATTCTCTCTTACACTGAGGATCCGCGGACAAACCTTTATCAAGGAGTTCTGTAGTGCGTGTCGTTGTCATGGCCGGTGGGAGTGGCACTCGCTTACGCCCCCTCACCTGCGATCTACCCAAACCCATGGTACCGGTGGTCAATCGTCCCATTGCCGAGCATATTCTCAATCTCCTGCGCCGCCATAGCCTTGATGATGTGGTCATGACATTGCACTATCTCCCCGATATCGTGCGGGACTATTTTGGCGATGGGAATGAGTTTGGGGTGCACCTGAGCTATGTCGTTGAAGAAGAGCAGCCCCTTGGCACGGCCGGTTCGGTGAAAAACATTGCCAATTTGTTAACGGATCCGTTTTTAGTAGTCAGTGGCGATAGCATTACCGATGTCGATTTAACCGATGCCCTGCGTTTTCACCAGCAGCACGGTGCTCCCGTAACCCTGATCCTTGCCCGCGTGCCTCAGCCAAAGGAGTTTGGCATTGTCTTTACTGATAGCGATGGCCGCGTGCGGCGGTTTCTCGAGAAGCCCTCAGCAGCGGAAGTCTTTACAGATACAGTCAATACGGGTATCTACATCCTCAGCCCCACAGTTATGGATTACCTTAGTAGCGGCATCGAGCGGGATTTTTCGCGGGATTTGTTCCCATTGCTGTTGCAGGCGGATGTGCCGATGTATGGCTATATCACTGATGCCTACTGGTGCGATGTCGGCAGTCTCCAAACCTACCAACAGGTGCAACAGGATGCCCTCTATGGCCGAGTGCACTTGGAAATTCAGGGGCACGAAGTTCAGCCGCAAATTTGGGTAGGCCACAACACCCCATTGCCGCAAACGGTTCAGCTACAGGCGCCACTCGTCTTGGGCAATAACTGCCGCTTTGGTGCGGGGGTCACCCTTGGGGCGGGAACGGTCTTGGGGGATAACGTGATTATTGGCAATGGCAGTCGGTTGCGTTCAGTGGTGGCTTGGCATGGCTGCTTTATTGGGGATGACAGTGAACTGGAGCATTGCATCTTAGCTCGCTATGTCCATGTTGATCGCCATGTAACACTACAGGAAGGAGTGATTATTGGCAGTCGCTGTGTGGTGGGGGAGGAAGCCAGCCTGAGTCAGGGAGTGCGGATCTGGCCAGGAAAACGTATTGAAGCGGGTGCAATTGTCAATGAAAGCCTGATCTGGGGCACAACAGGGCAGCGCTATCTCTTTGGGCAGCGGGGAGTGGCCGGCGTGGCCAATGTAGACATTACACCGGAGTTTGCCGTGCGGCTGGCGGCAGCCTATGCCTCCATTCTTGAGCCCGGAACCAGTGTGCTCGTGTCGCGAGATCAGCGAAATGTATCGCGGATGGTGTCCCATGCCCTAATGTCGGGTTTGATGTCGGTGGGGATTCATGTCCTCAATTTGGAGGCGATCGCCCTGCCGATTGCCCGGTTTGCCGCCCAAACCCTTTCAGTTAGTGGGGGAATTCATGTGCGCGCCCATCCCGATCGCGCCGATCAGCTTTTGATTGAGTTTTTTGATCACAAAGGCATCAACCTCAGTAAAGCCAAAGAGCGGCAAATCGAAACCGCCTACTTCCGCGAAGAGATTCGCCGTGCCCTACTGATGGATGTCGGTGTCATGACCCATCCCAACAACTGCGTGGCCGCCTATGCCCAAGGCTTTGAAAAGTGGCTGAATACGAAACTGTTTTATGGCAACCCCGCCAAAATTGTTATTGACTATGCCTATGCCGTTTCTGGGGTCGTCTTGCCCCAGATCCTCAGTAAGTTTGGCTGCGATGCCGTTGTTCTCAATGCCACCCTCCACCCCACTCCCCTAAATATTCTCGAGCGACAGCGCCTCCTGCGGGAACTAGGACAGGTGGTGACAGCACTTTCTGCAAGTTTAGGGGTGCAAGTCTCCGCCAATGGCGAACGGTTGACCTTGGTGGACAATGCCGGTCAGGTTTTCAGTGATCAAGAACTCACGGCCTTGATGACCTACTTGACCCTCTTGACCCATCCGGGGGGCACCATCGTGGTGCCGGTCACAACCTCTAGTGCCGTGGAGGCGATCGCCCGCCAGCAGGGAGGGCACATTATCCGCAGTCGTACCAACCCGACTGATCTCATGGAAGCCTGCCAACACCACAGCAGCGTTGTCCTAGGGGGGTCCGCAGAAACCGGTTTCATCTTCCCGCAACTGCATCCGGGATTTGATGCCATGTTTACAATCGCCACCCTGCTCGAACTGCTGGCACTGATTGGTAAGCCCCTCACAGTCATACGCCAAGAACTGCCCCGCGTCCACTACTATCACCGCCCAATTCGCTGTCCTTGGCTTGCCAAGGGGTCATTGATGCGCCACTTAGTGGAAACCCATCCCCGCAACCATTTAAGTCTCATTGATGGCGTCAAAATTGGTGAACCCAATACTGACCATTGGGTACTGATTCTGCCCGATGCCAGTGAGCCACTGGTACACCTCTACGTGAATAGTCCTGATGCCCCTTGGAGTGAGCAGATGCTGCAACGCTATAGCCGCCGCATTGAAGAGTTTGCCCGCTTGGAACCTCTCTCAGATGCCACAATAAAGATGTAACCCAAATCCCGTAGAATCAGGGAAAATTTTTCGTACGTTAGGCACAATGGTGGTTTTGAAAACGGAGAAAACCCAAGGGAGCTTGAGCGATAAATTGCGGGGAATTGTCCGTTGGTGGTCAGAATTCAAGATTCAAACCCGCCTCATGGCCACAGCAACCCTCGTGGTCTCCATCATCATGAGTGGCCTCACCTTCTGGGCGGTGAACACGATTCAAACCAATGCCCACCTCAATGACACCCGCTATGGTCGCGATTTAGGGTTACTCCTAGCCGCTGATGTGGCGCCCCTTGTGGCCAAAGGGGATACCGCCGCTGTTGCTGAATTTTCCCGCAAATTCTATGAGCGCAGTGCCAGTATTCGCTACATCCTCTATGCGGATCCCGACGGAGAAATTTACTATGGCCTGCCCTACTCTGCCCCCCAAGTGGAAAGTGCCCTGACGTTGCGCCGCCGTATTCAACTGCCAGAGACCTACCGTGCTAGCCAAGAACCCCTCGTGCGCCAACACCAAACCCCCAATGGTCTAGTTGCCGATGTCTTTGTTCCCTTAACCTTCAATGGCGAAAACTTAGGGGTTGTTGCCCTGGGGATTAACCCAAACCCAACATTCATTGCTTCTGCCAATCTCACGCGGGATCTCACGATCGCTGTCTTTGTCTCCCTCTGGATCATGGTGATCTTGGGGGGGGTCTTCAATGCCCTCACCATTACCCAACCCATTAAAGAATTGGTGCAGGGGGTGAAAAACATTGCAGCGGGGAATTTTAAGCAACGTATTCACCTGCCCTTTGGCGGTGAACTGGGGGAGTTGATCACCAGCTTTAATGACATGGCTGAGCGCCTCGCCTCCTACGAGGCCCAAAACATTGAAGAACTCCAAGCCGAGAAAGCCAAACTGGATACCTTGGTGTCCACGATTGCAGATGGAGCAATTCTGTTAGATACCGACATGCGGATTATTCTTGTCAACCCCACAGCGCAGCGTCTTTTCAATTGGGAGGGGATGAACGTCATTGGCCAAAATGCCCTGGACTGCTTTCCAGCACCGGTGTGCGAAAAACTCACCTGTCCCCTTTACAAGGCCTCTCGCGGAGAGTCAGAAGGGGGAGAATTTCGGGTGACGCTGCAAGAACCTAGCTCGCGATCAGTACGGATTCTGCTGACAACGGTTATGGATGTGCAGCGGGAAAAGCCCAAAGGCATTGCGATTACGATTCAGGACATTACCCGGGAAGTGGAACTCAACGAAGCCAAAGCGCAATTGATTAGCAATGTTTCCCATGAGTTGCGGACACCTCTATTCAATATCAAATCAATCATCGAAACGATTCAAGAGTACGGCAGCAGCCTCAGCGAAAAAGAGCAACAGGAATTCCTAGAAACCGCTAACCACGAGACCGATCGCCTGACTCGCCTTGTCAATGATTTTCTCGATATTTCCCGCCTCGAATCGGGTCGCCCCTATCAGTTTGGCTCCGTACAGATGGCGCAGGTGATTGATCAGATCATGCGCACCTACCAACTCAATGCGGCCAATAAGTCCATTACCCTAACTGCCGAGGTGGAAAACCCCCTGCCACCGGTTTGGGGCAACTACGATCTGCTCATTGGTGCGCTCACTAACTTGGTGGGCAATGCTTTGAAATTTACACCCGAAAATGGACGGGTAACGATTCGTGCCTATGTCTGGCATCCCCCCAGCGATCCAGAGCAGGAACGGGTCCGCATTGAAGTGGCGGACACGGGTATGGGGATTGCCCCAGAGGATCAGCCCCGTGTTTTTGAACGCTTTTTCCGCGTCGAGAATCGCGTGCATACCCTAGAGGGGACGGGTCTGGGGTTGGCCATTGTCCAAGATATTATCCACAAGCACAATACGCAAATTCATTTAGTTAGTGAATTGGGGGTCGGTAGTACCTTTTGGTTTGATTTGGCCATTGATGAATCCGCCCTCATTGATAACCCTCATGGCACCGCTGAAACGGCGCTGCCCCCCGCTTAAAACGGGTAGATGGGAGCGATGCCCCCTTGCCAGTAACAACAAATCATCCGCTAAAATCTGAAGGCAAGAATCCATCACTCCTCACGCCAATGGCTGCTTGGGCTGGGCCCTGAGGAAAAAAATACAGGTTTTTGCATTTATTTTCATCTCAATCTAAAACTCGCTATTAAACATTGGAGTTGAGGAAGTGAAAACAAACTCGTTTACACCCGTTGCGATTCTATCTATTTTCAGCAGTACGGGGGTGGTGTTGCCTGCTTTAGGAATTCCGATTATCGCTCCCACCCAACAGGATATTCAGCCAGCCCTACCGGCTCCACCCCCTCTACCACCCACCTCACCGCCAGTTCTTGAACCGCCCCCCTCACTCCCTAGTCCACCCCCCGAGTCAGAAAATGTTTTAATACCTGTACGAAAAATTATTGTTGAAGGCAGCACCATCTTTGGGCCGGCAGTATTTGATCCAATTATCAAGCCCATCGAAGGGCGGCAGGTGACCCTCGCAGAGTTACAGGGAGCCGCCGATGCCATTACAAAACTCTATCTAGAGGGGGGCTATTTGACTTCTCGCGCCGTTTTGAAGGAGCAGGTGGCACGGGATGGGGTCATCACGATTCAAGTTCTTGAAGGCCGCCTAGAGGACATTCGTATTGAAGGCAATAAAGGAATTGTCCAGCGCTATATTCGCAGCCGTATTGCCCTTGGTGCAGGCGTGCCCCTCAATTCCAATCGCCTTGAAGAGCAGTTGCGTCTGTTGCGAACAGATCCGCTTTTTGCCAATCTTTCTGCGAGTTTGCGACCCGGCACGACACCCCAGGAGAGTATTTTGGTGGTACGGGTGGTACCTGCCCGCTGGCTGAATGCTGCTTTTGGTCTGGATAACAATACGCCGCCAGCGATCGCCCCGAATCGGACCACGGCCTTTTTGGGATACAACAACCTCAGTGGGCGCGGCGATAGTGTCTATGGCTCCTACGGCATCGGTAACAATCTAGGCACGTTTGATTGGGGAGCATCCAACACCGTGGAGTTTGGCTACAGCCTCCCCCTCAATGCCATGAATGGCACACTCACCATTCGCACCCTGCAAGCGGACAGCGAAATTACCCGCCCCCCGCCCTTGCGGCCCTTAATATTCGCAGTGAATCTTCGATTTACCAAGCCAGTTTTCGCCAACCAGTGATTCGCAATATCCGCGAGGAACTGGCCTTTGGCATTGGCTTCTTGATGCAGTCCGGGCAAACCTTTGTAGCGGGAATACCAGCCCCCATTTCCGCTGGAGCTGATGCTTCTGGCTACAGTGCTTCCCGTGTGCTAGAACTCACCCAAGAATATATTCGCCGCGACCCCCAAGGGGCATGGGTCTTTCGCTCGCAGTTTAACGTTGGCCTGCCCATTTTGGGGGCAACAGAAAATCCAAGTCCGCTACCGGATGGCACCTTT
Proteins encoded in this window:
- a CDS encoding ShlB/FhaC/HecB family hemolysin secretion/activation protein, producing MKTNSFTPVAILSIFSSTGVVLPALGIPIIAPTQQDIQPALPAPPPLPPTSPPVLEPPPSLPSPPPESENVLIPVRKIIVEGSTIFGPAVFDPIIKPIEGRQVTLAELQGAADAITKLYLEGGYLTSRAVLKEQVARDGVITIQVLEGRLEDIRIEGNKGIVQRYIRSRIALGAGVPLNSNRLEEQLRLLRTDPLFANLSASLRPGTTPQESILVVRVVPARWLNAAFGLDNNTPPAIAPNRTTAFLGYNNLSGRGDSVYGSYGIGNNLGTFDWGASNTVEFGYSLPLNAMNGTLTIRTLQADSEITRPPPLRPLIFAVNLRFTKPVFANQ
- the nblS gene encoding two-component system sensor histidine kinase NblS, with amino-acid sequence MVVLKTEKTQGSLSDKLRGIVRWWSEFKIQTRLMATATLVVSIIMSGLTFWAVNTIQTNAHLNDTRYGRDLGLLLAADVAPLVAKGDTAAVAEFSRKFYERSASIRYILYADPDGEIYYGLPYSAPQVESALTLRRRIQLPETYRASQEPLVRQHQTPNGLVADVFVPLTFNGENLGVVALGINPNPTFIASANLTRDLTIAVFVSLWIMVILGGVFNALTITQPIKELVQGVKNIAAGNFKQRIHLPFGGELGELITSFNDMAERLASYEAQNIEELQAEKAKLDTLVSTIADGAILLDTDMRIILVNPTAQRLFNWEGMNVIGQNALDCFPAPVCEKLTCPLYKASRGESEGGEFRVTLQEPSSRSVRILLTTVMDVQREKPKGIAITIQDITREVELNEAKAQLISNVSHELRTPLFNIKSIIETIQEYGSSLSEKEQQEFLETANHETDRLTRLVNDFLDISRLESGRPYQFGSVQMAQVIDQIMRTYQLNAANKSITLTAEVENPLPPVWGNYDLLIGALTNLVGNALKFTPENGRVTIRAYVWHPPSDPEQERVRIEVADTGMGIAPEDQPRVFERFFRVENRVHTLEGTGLGLAIVQDIIHKHNTQIHLVSELGVGSTFWFDLAIDESALIDNPHGTAETALPPA
- a CDS encoding mannose-1-phosphate guanyltransferase, producing the protein MRVVVMAGGSGTRLRPLTCDLPKPMVPVVNRPIAEHILNLLRRHSLDDVVMTLHYLPDIVRDYFGDGNEFGVHLSYVVEEEQPLGTAGSVKNIANLLTDPFLVVSGDSITDVDLTDALRFHQQHGAPVTLILARVPQPKEFGIVFTDSDGRVRRFLEKPSAAEVFTDTVNTGIYILSPTVMDYLSSGIERDFSRDLFPLLLQADVPMYGYITDAYWCDVGSLQTYQQVQQDALYGRVHLEIQGHEVQPQIWVGHNTPLPQTVQLQAPLVLGNNCRFGAGVTLGAGTVLGDNVIIGNGSRLRSVVAWHGCFIGDDSELEHCILARYVHVDRHVTLQEGVIIGSRCVVGEEASLSQGVRIWPGKRIEAGAIVNESLIWGTTGQRYLFGQRGVAGVANVDITPEFAVRLAAAYASILEPGTSVLVSRDQRNVSRMVSHALMSGLMSVGIHVLNLEAIALPIARFAAQTLSVSGGIHVRAHPDRADQLLIEFFDHKGINLSKAKERQIETAYFREEIRRALLMDVGVMTHPNNCVAAYAQGFEKWLNTKLFYGNPAKIVIDYAYAVSGVVLPQILSKFGCDAVVLNATLHPTPLNILERQRLLRELGQVVTALSASLGVQVSANGERLTLVDNAGQVFSDQELTALMTYLTLLTHPGGTIVVPVTTSSAVEAIARQQGGHIIRSRTNPTDLMEACQHHSSVVLGGSAETGFIFPQLHPGFDAMFTIATLLELLALIGKPLTVIRQELPRVHYYHRPIRCPWLAKGSLMRHLVETHPRNHLSLIDGVKIGEPNTDHWVLILPDASEPLVHLYVNSPDAPWSEQMLQRYSRRIEEFARLEPLSDATIKM